The window CGGTCTGAAAGGAAGAAACGAAACATGAACGATAGAACAGACAAACGACACTTTCGTGATGGAGTAAAGAAAACACAAAAGAGAAAGTGGTATAGCCTCATGGATAAAATATGGGCAATACCAAATTTGGAGGAAGCCTTCAAAGAGGTTAAAAAGAACCGCGGAAGTGAAGGGATAGACAAAGTCTCTATCAAGACATTTGAAAGTGCGCTGGAGGATAATGTACAAATCCTTCATCGGGAACTGCGAGAGAAGAAATATAAACCCAGACCTGTAAAACGTGTTTATATCCCAAAAGCTGATGGTTCAAAACGACCACTAGGCATTCCAACCGTGAGAGACCGAGTAGTCCAATCCGCAACACGTAGAATTCTTGAGCCAATATTTGAAGCCGAATTTCTAGACTGCAGTTTTGGGTTTAGACCAGGACGGAGTGCGCACATGGCACTTGAGAAAATCCGTAAGGATCTAATGGATGGGTATGTTTATGTCATTGATGCGGACTTGAAGTCCTATTTCGATACAATCCCCCATGACAAGTTAATGACGCTAGTCCGGGAAGAAGTAATAGATGGAAGTGTCATTAAATTACTAGAAAGCTTTCTTCAGGCAGGAGTTATGGATGGGGGGAGCTTTCATTTGAACGAAGAAGGAACCCCTCAAGGTGGTGTCATCAGCCCTTTACTAGCGAACATTTACTTACACCCATTAGATAAAGTAATGATGGAACGAGGGCACCGCATTACAAGGTATGCGGATGACTTCGTCATATGTTGTAAATCGCAAAAAGGGGCAGAACGTGTCTTGAAGTCTGTCACTCGATTTCTGGAAAAGGAATTGGGTCTAACTATACATCCTGAAAAGACTGGGATTGTAAATAATTATGAACAACCCTTCGAATTTCTTGGACACGAATTCAAACAAGCTTTCTGGATGAAACCATCCAATAAGTCCATCAAGAAATTTAAAGAAAGCGTCAAGGAAACAACTAAACGCAACCAAACGGTTAACATTGAACGCTTGATTAAAGACAAATTAAACCCATATCTTAGAGGTTGGGGGAATTATTTCGGGCATGGGCATTCGAAGAGACTTTTC is drawn from Falsibacillus pallidus and contains these coding sequences:
- the ltrA gene encoding group II intron reverse transcriptase/maturase; this encodes MNDRTDKRHFRDGVKKTQKRKWYSLMDKIWAIPNLEEAFKEVKKNRGSEGIDKVSIKTFESALEDNVQILHRELREKKYKPRPVKRVYIPKADGSKRPLGIPTVRDRVVQSATRRILEPIFEAEFLDCSFGFRPGRSAHMALEKIRKDLMDGYVYVIDADLKSYFDTIPHDKLMTLVREEVIDGSVIKLLESFLQAGVMDGGSFHLNEEGTPQGGVISPLLANIYLHPLDKVMMERGHRITRYADDFVICCKSQKGAERVLKSVTRFLEKELGLTIHPEKTGIVNNYEQPFEFLGHEFKQAFWMKPSNKSIKKFKESVKETTKRNQTVNIERLIKDKLNPYLRGWGNYFGHGHSKRLFQEFDAWIRRRLRSVQLRSWRKIKKLHRQLRRRKWKGELPRIRMYSWRSSKCTPVHTALSNEWFKEKGLVSLVDIYNEHHPQRG